In a single window of the Dryobates pubescens isolate bDryPub1 chromosome Z, bDryPub1.pri, whole genome shotgun sequence genome:
- the SMIM15 gene encoding small integral membrane protein 15, which produces MIDIKAWAEYIVEWAAKDPYGFLTTVILALTPLFIISAALSWKLAKMIEAREREQKKKQKRQENIAKAKRTKKD; this is translated from the coding sequence atgATTGATATTAAGGCTTGGGCTGAATACATTGTGGAGTGGGCTGCAAAGGACCCATACGGCTTTCTAACTACAGTGATCTTGGCCCTTACACCATTGTTCATAATAAGTGCAGCACTTTCATGGAAGCTTGCAAAAATGATTGAGGCCAGGGAACGAGagcagaagaagaaacaaaaacgACAAGAGAATATTGCAAAAGCCAAACGAACAAAGAAGGACTAA